In the Mycolicibacter sp. MU0102 genome, one interval contains:
- a CDS encoding GNAT family N-acetyltransferase, whose translation MPRQRLGVSDYILSVPPPPLPVFPEPYSVRYADPAGDAELISNWMNLPHLADTWGYAYPADQWRRHMEVQYESNYSRPYVISIDGRPMAYMELFRAAQDDVATLYDAHPYDVGLHIAFGEVEMLKQGHGFPLFNGLVDGVFEVEPECRRIIGDTNAAKDSNGRRAWERRNGTFLGEHYMSSWGQHIALFARLRTPEDMPRSHRKES comes from the coding sequence ATGCCGCGGCAACGGCTTGGCGTCAGCGACTACATCCTCTCGGTTCCGCCGCCGCCGCTGCCTGTTTTCCCCGAGCCGTACAGCGTCCGTTACGCGGACCCGGCCGGCGACGCAGAGTTGATCTCAAACTGGATGAATCTGCCGCACCTGGCCGACACGTGGGGCTATGCCTATCCAGCCGATCAATGGCGCCGCCACATGGAGGTCCAGTACGAGAGCAACTACTCGCGGCCCTACGTCATCAGCATCGACGGCCGGCCGATGGCCTACATGGAGCTGTTCCGGGCCGCACAGGATGACGTGGCCACCCTTTATGATGCGCATCCCTACGATGTGGGGTTGCACATCGCCTTCGGCGAGGTCGAGATGCTCAAGCAAGGACACGGGTTTCCACTCTTCAACGGTCTTGTCGACGGCGTGTTCGAAGTCGAACCGGAGTGCCGACGGATCATCGGCGACACCAACGCAGCTAAAGATTCCAACGGGCGCCGCGCCTGGGAGCGGCGCAATGGAACGTTTCTCGGCGAGCACTACATGTCCAGCTGGGGTCAACACATCGCACTCTTCGCGCGGCTGCGAACCCCGGAAGACATGCCGCGGAGCCACCGCAAGGAGTCATAG